The proteins below come from a single Mercenaria mercenaria strain notata chromosome 3, MADL_Memer_1, whole genome shotgun sequence genomic window:
- the LOC123524981 gene encoding major facilitator superfamily domain-containing protein 1-like yields MAFHAQDRAYRFILLFFNCLLTFGSYFCFDMPSVLQDTFTGATQSNCSDGNKTMNITPYCNVTCDDCLGMSDDSYNLLYAIYAWTNAFVVIGAGFLIDKLGNRVGLFLFSFLVVLGSSTFAAGAMLKGTKAMLPVMLLGRLLFGSGNGSMTIVQNRLTAYWFRNKELALAFGITLAFSRLGSVLNFFLTKTFEGQYGLSWTLWGGAMLCGLGFISAIIVSFLDIYGVKQLGDADNLRTESKKVRVTDIRYFSVSYWLLALTIMFFYNGVFPFVADSSKFIAKKYGFSDQTSSYISGSVYDVSMILSPFLGGVIDVRGKRGYLAIGCALFTIPVFGLLAFSHVYPLIPTLWLGITYSIAAASMWPSIPLVVSQATIGTAMGLTTSIQMIGIGISNLVVGQILGKSQGLTDAQTLLRWKYVMIFLLANTLACVLTSLFLNINDKRKGGILNLSKKDKLRAQGLLESVSESGKSADSSDDENEPLLRNRKTIN; encoded by the exons ATGGCGTTTCATGCACAAGATC GTGCATACAGATTTATTTTGCTGTTCTTTAACTGTTTGCTGACTTTTGGGTCGTATTTCTGTTTTGATATGCCAAGTGTTCTACAAGACACCTTCACTGGAGCT ACACAAAGCAATTGTTCTGATGGTAATAAAACAATGAACATTACACCATATTGTAATGTGACCTGTGATGACTGTCTTGGTATGTCAGATGATAGTTACAACCTACTGTATGCCATTTATGCATGGAC GAATGCATTTGTTGTGATTGGAGCTGGATTTTTAATTGACAAGTTGGGCAACAGAG TTGGTCTATTCCTGTTTTCCTTCCTTGTTGTGCTGGGATCCAGTACATTTGCAGCTGGTGCCATGCTGAAGGGAACCAAAGCTATGTTGCCGGTTATGTTACTAGGGCGACTCCTTTTTGGATCAGGCAATGGGTCTATGACAA TTGTACAGAATCGTTTGACAGCTTACTGGTTCAGGAATAAAGAACTGGCTTTGGCATTTGGTATAACTCTCGCATTTTCTAGACTTGGAAGTGTTCTCAACTTCTTTCTTACAAAGACATTTGAAGGTCAATATGGACTTTCGTGGACACTGTGGGGAG gagctaTGCTGTGTGGTTTAGGATTTATTTCTGCAATCATTGTTAGTTTTCTGGATATTTATGGTGTCAAACAACTTGGTGATGCTGATAACCTTAGGACAGAGTCCAAGAAAGTG AGGGTGACAGATATCCGCTACTTTTCTGTATCATACTGGCTCCTGGCTTTGACCATTATGTTCTTCTATAATGGTGTATTTCCATTTGTAGCTGATTCTAG TAAATTCATTGCTAAGAAGTACGGTTTCAGTGATCAGACATCATCATATATATCTGGCTCAGTGTACGATGTTTCCATGATATTGTCACCTTTCCTTGGAGGTGTCATT GATGTACGGGGAAAGAGAGGTTACCTTGCCATTGGTTGTGCTTTGTTTACTATCCCAGTATTTGGTTTACTGGCATTCAGTCATGTGTACCCACTGATACCCACATTATGGCTGGGAATAACATACAGTATAGCTGCA GCTAGCATGTGGCCATCTATTCCACTTGTAGTCAGTCAGGCAACTATAGGTACTGCTATGGGTCTAACTACCTCAATACAAATGATTGGTATTGGAATATCTAATCTTGTTGTAGGACAGATTCTTGGTAAAAGTCAGGG aTTAACAGATGCCCAGACTTTGTTGAGGTGGAAGTATGTGATGATATTTTTGCTAGCCAACACACTGGCTTGTGTTCTTACATCTCTATTCCTTAATATAAATGACAAAAGAAAG GGAGGAATATTAAACTTAAGCAAGAAAGACAAACTACGTGCCCAGGGATTGCTGGAATCCGTTTCAGAATCTGGGAAATCAGCCGACTCCAGTGACGATGAAAATGAACCTCTGCTTAGAAACAGAAAGACAATTAATTAA